In Bacteroidales bacterium, the sequence TCAGACAGCAGGATGGAGAAACCATACCGTCCTAAAGAAAGAGAAGAAAGACCGGCAAAACCTCGCTTCAAAAAAGAAAGACCATTTCCGGCAAGGGAAGATGGAGACAGACCTGCGAAATCACATTTTAAGAAAGAAAGGCCATATAGTCCATCTGCTCCTGGAAAGAAATACGCGACCCGCAGCGGGATACCTATCAAAGCCATTAAGGGAGAACCGGAAGGGATCAGGCTCAATAAATACATTGCAAACTCGGGGGTTTGTTCCCGGCGTGAAGCTGACGAACTGATCAAGGCCGGAGTAGTAAAAGTGAATGGTGAAGTTGTATCCGCTTTGGGAAGCAAAGTTATGCCCGGTGATAAAGTGCAGTATGGCGACCAAACCCTTTCCAATGAGAAAAAGCGCTATCTGCTGCTCAATAAACAAAAGGGTTATGTAACCACCACCAAAGACCCTCACGCCAAGAATACGGTGATGGAACTCATTGCCGGCGCCTGCAAGGAACGCATCTATCCCGTAGGACGGCTGGACCGGAACACAACAGGATTACTTCTTTTCACTAACGATGGCGAAATGGCGAAAAAGCTTATGCATCCCAGGTCAAGGATTAAGAAGATGTATCATGTGGTGCTTGACCAGCCCTTGTCGAAAGGGGATTTGATGAAAATTGCCGGCGGAATTGAACTGGAAGGTGATAGAGTAGAGGTCGATAGTATCGCTTATGTCGAAGATGCCGCCGACCGCCGCGAGATCGGCATGGAGATACATTCGGGACAAAACCGCGTCATCCGAAGGATGTTTGAATCGATGGGTTATAAGGTCACCAAGCTCGACCGGGTGATGTACGCCGGGCTCACCAAGAGAAACCTGCCACGGAGCAAATGGCGCTTTTTAACGGAGAAAGAAGTGATCTCGCTGATTATGATGCGATGATGAATTCCCGCAGGATTTTGTATTTTTATCCTGCAAATTAACGTCCTATGCGCGGCGATCCAAAGTTGTACCGGATACTTGAAGAACTGGTTATCAGTTTTGATTATTATGAGCATCCGGCTGCACCCACCATTGAAGAGGCCCTCAAGAACTGGAAAAACATCGATTCCACCCACTGTAAAAACATTTTTTTCCGCAATCACAAGGGCAACCAGCACTACCTTGTGATAATGGAACACTCCACGCCCTTTGCCATCCACGATTTGGAAAAGCGGCTGAAACAGGGAAAGCTCACCTTTGCATCACCGGAGCGGTTAAAAAAATATCTCGGTGTCACACCCGGGTCCGTTTCTCTCTTCGGCCTGATCAACGATGAAACCGACCATGTATATGTTTTTCTGGATGAAATGCTCAAAGATGCAAAACATCTGAGTTTTCATCCCAATGATAATACTGCCAGCCTGGTGATCACAGGGAAAGGGTTCATGAAATTTTTGAAATGGTCAGGAAATATGTTTGAGTTTGTTGAATTATAATACGCATGTAGGGGTCATCGGCCGGTGACCCCTACTAATTTAGATCAATCCCTTCCGCTTCAGCATCGGCTTAACATCCGGTTCCTTGCCCCGAAATAGCTTGTACAGGTTCATTGGATCATCAGTGCCGCCGCGGGAAAGGATATACTCCCTGAAAGCCTTGGCCGTCGATGGATCAAACAGGCTCGTCTCTTTGAAGGCTTCAAATGCGTCGGCATCCAGCACCTCCGCCCACAAATAGCTGTAGTAACCGGAGGAATAACCGCCGGCGAAGATATGGGCAAAATAAGGAGTGCGGTAACGCACCACGATCTCCGGAATGAGGCCGATTTTCGCCATCGACTGGTTCTCAAATGCAATGGCATCCACCTGTGTGGTATCGATACGGGTATGCCAGTCCATGTCGAGATAGCAGGCTGACATATATTCCACGGTTGTAAAGCCCTGGTTGAAATATTCGCTTGCAGTGATCTTGTCGATCAGCTCCTGAGGGATAACTTCGCCGGTTTTATAATGGCGGGCATACATTTTCATCACTTCCGGTTCGCTAGCCCAGTTTTCCATGATCTGGGAAGGCAACTCCACGAAATCCCGGGGTGTCGAAGTGCCCGAAATCTTACGATAGGTGCAGTCGGACAGCAAACCGTGGAGGGCGTGGCCGAACTCATGGAAGAGGGTGCTGACCTCTTCGAAAGTGAGCAATGAAGGCATATCTGGCGTTGGCTTGCTGAAATTGCATACCATGGTGATGATCGGGGTCACGGCAGAATCGCCCGCCATATACTGATCGCGGTAGCTATTCATCCAGGCGCCACCTTCCTTGCTGGCACGCGGAAAGAAATCCATATAAAGGATCCCGATGTGCGATTCGTCAGCTTCCTTCACTTCGAAGGTCCTGACTTCTGGGTGATATTTCTGGATGTCATTCCGCTCCACGAAGGTAATTTCATAAAGACGGGTGGCTACGTCAAACATTCCCAGGCGGACATTCTCCAGGGAAAAGTAAGGTTTCAAAGCTTCCTCATCCAGGTCATATTTCTGTTTGCGGAGCTTTTCAGCATAATACCACCAGTCCCAGGGCTCCAGCTTGAATTTCGACCCTTCCGCATCGATCATGGCCTGCAGTTCGGTCACTTCTTTCTTCGCAACAGGAAGTGCTGCCGACCAGACTTTATCCAGGAAAGTATAAACAGCCTGCGGGTTTTTGGCCATATTTTCTTCCAGGATGTAATCGGCATGGGTCGCATATCCCAGCAGGCTGGCCCGTTTCACGCGCAGCGCGGCCATTTTCGAAGCATTCTTCTTATTATCGTACTGGTTATTATTATCACCCCGGTTTATATAGGCTTTCAGGACTTTCTCCCTCAATTCCCGTTTATCGGAGAACTGGAGGAAAGGAATGCGGGAAGGGGAATGCAGCGTGATTATCCATTTTCCGTCCAGACTGTCTTCTTTTGCTGCTGCTGCGGCTGCATCCCTGACAAACTGCGGTAGGCCAGCCAGGTCTTCCGGGTTATCGATGATGAGCTTGAAGGCATTGGTCTCGGCCAGCATATTGTCGCCAAATTGCAGGGAAAGCAACGAAAGCTCCTTGTTGATCTCGCGCAGTTCCGCCTGCTTATCCTCCGGGAGATTGGCGCCACCGCGGGCAAACTGCTTGTAAGTTTTATCGAGCAATGTGGCCTGCTCGGTGGTCAGGTTGAGCTGCGATTTCAGCTCATAAACGGCCTTGATCCGCTGGAAAAGTTTTGCATTGAGCAGGATATTGTCGTAATGAGTGGTCAGAATAGGAGATACCTCCTTCGCAATAGCCTGCAGCTCCTCATTGGTATTGGCCGAAGTCAGGTTGTAGAATACGTTGCTGACGCTCACCAGCAAATCACCGCTGCGATCCAAAGCTACAATCGTATTTTCGAAATCCGGGGTCCCGGGATTTGCCACGATCGCATCAATTTCTGCCTCATGGACTTTAATGCCCTGCTGAAAGGCCGGCATAAAATGCTCGTTCCT encodes:
- a CDS encoding rRNA pseudouridine synthase translates to MSAEKSPRQPRKPFQNMGKKERSPGPDKRRTGRSDSRMEKPYRPKEREERPAKPRFKKERPFPAREDGDRPAKSHFKKERPYSPSAPGKKYATRSGIPIKAIKGEPEGIRLNKYIANSGVCSRREADELIKAGVVKVNGEVVSALGSKVMPGDKVQYGDQTLSNEKKRYLLLNKQKGYVTTTKDPHAKNTVMELIAGACKERIYPVGRLDRNTTGLLLFTNDGEMAKKLMHPRSRIKKMYHVVLDQPLSKGDLMKIAGGIELEGDRVEVDSIAYVEDAADRREIGMEIHSGQNRVIRRMFESMGYKVTKLDRVMYAGLTKRNLPRSKWRFLTEKEVISLIMMR
- a CDS encoding prolyl-tRNA synthetase associated domain-containing protein, whose translation is MRGDPKLYRILEELVISFDYYEHPAAPTIEEALKNWKNIDSTHCKNIFFRNHKGNQHYLVIMEHSTPFAIHDLEKRLKQGKLTFASPERLKKYLGVTPGSVSLFGLINDETDHVYVFLDEMLKDAKHLSFHPNDNTASLVITGKGFMKFLKWSGNMFEFVEL
- a CDS encoding M3 family metallopeptidase; the encoded protein is MKTFFGLSLLFMGMMMSCTTGEKKMKTEENPFFTAYGTPFETAAFDKIRNEHFMPAFQQGIKVHEAEIDAIVANPGTPDFENTIVALDRSGDLLVSVSNVFYNLTSANTNEELQAIAKEVSPILTTHYDNILLNAKLFQRIKAVYELKSQLNLTTEQATLLDKTYKQFARGGANLPEDKQAELREINKELSLLSLQFGDNMLAETNAFKLIIDNPEDLAGLPQFVRDAAAAAAKEDSLDGKWIITLHSPSRIPFLQFSDKRELREKVLKAYINRGDNNNQYDNKKNASKMAALRVKRASLLGYATHADYILEENMAKNPQAVYTFLDKVWSAALPVAKKEVTELQAMIDAEGSKFKLEPWDWWYYAEKLRKQKYDLDEEALKPYFSLENVRLGMFDVATRLYEITFVERNDIQKYHPEVRTFEVKEADESHIGILYMDFFPRASKEGGAWMNSYRDQYMAGDSAVTPIITMVCNFSKPTPDMPSLLTFEEVSTLFHEFGHALHGLLSDCTYRKISGTSTPRDFVELPSQIMENWASEPEVMKMYARHYKTGEVIPQELIDKITASEYFNQGFTTVEYMSACYLDMDWHTRIDTTQVDAIAFENQSMAKIGLIPEIVVRYRTPYFAHIFAGGYSSGYYSYLWAEVLDADAFEAFKETSLFDPSTAKAFREYILSRGGTDDPMNLYKLFRGKEPDVKPMLKRKGLI